A segment of the Nilaparvata lugens isolate BPH chromosome X, ASM1435652v1, whole genome shotgun sequence genome:
GTATTGTTGTAAGTCATTTCGTTCTATTTTTTTGTATACTATGTAAGTTCAGGTTGATTATACATTGTAACACTTTTGagatttttgagagctgagccaacaattaattagttaatatcatgataatatattaaCTCTTAAGTAGATTCTTGTAAAAATAACGTtcactgatatatatatatatatatatatatatatatatatatatatatatatataatatatatatatatatatatatatatatatatttgaatttacatgtttcgTATAtggtaccttgtcaagcagcctctttgaggttcgcttaaggtagcttatttattaaataaaagtttttccattctattctatttctatttacaaCGTACAGCAGTTGGCctaaacaatatattttatacATACACAGTATTGGCCAGATGAGAAGATACCTAGTACTTGTTCGTAGCGGGGGAGGTAGAAGGAAGCCAACTGCGCATGCTGACTGTTCTATTTcctaaatataaaattacagcTGGCTGGTTGACTCGATTAGCTGGTGCCTGAGGTATCAGGCTGTTGCTGAGCTCCTAGGGAGCTCTCTTTAGAGATACTTTTGAGTTCGTTCCTCGCCCCGTCTCTGGAAGTACTGGATCCCCCAGCCACGGGTGTTGGTTCTCACTGGTTGGTTCTCACTTTCCGAAACACTCGCGCCCCATATTTTGGGCGCCTGTGTGGTGGACGAGCAAGCGCTCACCTTGGAGACGTATACAATTAATTGGGAAGCATGAGTATTTTTCCTGGCCTGTAGTCGAGCTAGAGGATACGTCCGAGCCCTGACCAGGCCCACATCCCGCCGGGAATGGACGGTTAATTGAGGTGGTTACACTGCAATGCAGGCTGAACTCCTCTGTGATACTCGCCTACCGACTTGGCAGTGCCGATGGGTAGTAGCTCGCGTGTCACACCTCACGGGATATGCATACAGCAGGTGCCCACTTGGAGGTGTGACGTTATCGTATGACGTCGCGGCCAGAACCCTGACTCGAATAGCTGGATATAATACAACTCAGCTGAATGGACAAATGTTATTGCTATACAAAGTAGCGTCTTGATGATTGATGATATGGAATGGGTTAAATCGACCCAGGGACGTTCTTTCCAATTCGCGACTGTAGTGTTCCACAAATCAACAAATGGCTCAAGATAGAGTTATTTAcccttttttatgttttattgattcacaacatgtttcgaccAATTATAGCCATATCCAAGTGCAGATAAAATAAAGTAAACAACATTGAATTAATGCTAGTTTATATCCATATGTTAGTATTGATCCATATGATTTTGTTTTGGGACTGTACAATTTTATTGAGCATGAGGCTGTTCATTTCAAACTGGAAcatgtttaataatttttttcatattagtTCTGCTGCTGTATATGAAATTCTCCTTTTAATAAAGTACACAACGTTGAATTTAATGTGATTATATCTATGTTACCTACTATTTATTGATACCCATATGATTCAGTTTTCAAACtgcaaaattattgtaatcaagATAAAAATTAATTCGTATTCTTAATTTTTAACTTGATTGCAATAATCTTACAGTCTGAAAACTGAATCCTATAGATAATCGATAAATAGTAGGTAACTTATATGAACATGAACTAAAGTTTGTTTGACGTTAAATTCAACGTTGTGtacttcattttatttccacttcaaaatgGGTATAATCAGTCAAACCATGttgtgaattaataaaataaattagggTATCATACTTCAggattttaattgaatttcaataattgtacGGTAGTAGCCCTATAAGGAAAAGTGAATATATTGactgaaaaattaaattggTCCTATCAGACTGTTGAgaaatcatttattattattattatttttattattattattgaagttttcCTTTTGAATTTTTAACACTGCTTGTATTAATTAGAAAATATAGACAAGgaatatttattctatcttttaaatgttatttctatttcttttaAGAGATTTATAAAATCTATTTGAAGAAATGATTGCTGCTCCTCACAAAATGTATATACAAATTGATATTGGTTACATATAATCAGAATAATCAAGATCTTTCTAAAACTTTGAATCTGTAATTGACAAATTTTATAAgatcaatttataattaatttatcacttTTTAAATGCTTGATAGGCAGTCCAATTTAGTATAAGAATctttaaatatttaattcaattgtGTTTGCTATTTAGGAATGGTTCATGACTTTTGGCTTATTCAAGATCATTCTTATCAAGTTATAAATGTGAACAATATGTAGCAATATTCTTCTTATGATTTAAAAAATTCTAAAGGCGTTTAAGATTGTTCTTTTCAAAGatatcattttattaatatttgtttattaatcaatcgtttataaatatatatctgATGGGATCATTTTATTCTCTTGAGAGATCAATCTTTAAATTTACATGTTCACCTATACTTTATTAATTACttgttaataatcaattattttttcaataatctttctaattttgaatttgtaattaaaaaatttcataagatcaatttataatattcatttctcactttttaAATGCTTGATAGCATTTAAGGCAGTTAATTGGAAGGCAGTCCAATTTAGTATAAGAATCTtagaataattcattaaattgTGTTTGCTATTTAGGAATGTGTATTGATTTTTGGCTTATTCAagatcatttttatcatattgatGAGatccattttataattttatcaatttctgcCTTTTCAGTCTGCCTATTTCTTCCATATCTTTGGATTGTTAGTATTTATGAAAAGTTACCCTATACGGTAACTGAAGCGAAATATGCTTCGACAGTCTTATTGGttgattatcattatttatattacCAGCATTGACTTATTTCCTGTAAATAATAGAGACTTTCGTTAATAAGTTCCTTTTCCTTGAGACAGGCAGaaatattttgatcaagtcacTTATTCAAGCTTAAAAAACATAATGGACCAATAAAGGGTGACAAACATTTTGTATCAATTTCTAATGTGCTGAAATAGCTGATaaagctagtagttctgtgaacagtagacctcgtgcagtaaaaaaccacagcctcctctaatactgtccatcagagtgaatcatgtcctgtcctgacgtgtcggtGTCAAGTTATATATAACTTgacaattaaaaatgaaaacaaaaggAAATAATATCGCACTTCATTAAATATTCACAACGATTCATAATAACTAATAAGATTAGTAGAGAACGATATTTGATTTAGATTCAGGAAAGTTAGTGAAGGGgtatgaaaaatatgtaaatacaaagaaagaagaaacaattgaaaaaataaagagttAGTAGAgttagaaaataataatctaatcaTCAATattgagcagcataatttttcacaagattttttgaatgtattgttgCGGTCATAGTAGGGGTCAAGGAATGGGTTTAGTCTATTGTACAAACTCATTGTTCTATTTAGGTAGGAATTGAAATGGTGAGCGGTTCTGACAAACGGTACTGTATTTGAAATAGCATATTAAATCTTGGTCTATTGCATGGAACATGGAAAATTTTACAGACTTATGGAATCTGGCAtggatatattataatttagaatttaatataataacattactgctctaatggatcttcttgtttttttaataataagacCTTAAATGTTGACCTCGAAGTTTCAGTGGAAAAACCTATTGGACAAAATGTAGcatactttttgaaataaagatacctcaataacttattttaaataatctacAAATCATTAACAGCATTGCTTGACGGCATATCGGTATGTAAACAAATAATgtctgtttgggttgttgtattaaaaataattttttgtaaacatcactatgctactatcatgaAAAGcataccgagttgaaagcagaggaatgttgggagaaaataatatgctacttcgagttatcaatcgcatgcctcatcgcttgcaacTAATAGACCTCACCatagctgattttttaccaagttacagtgagatataaattgcatgcgtcattgcaagcaatttataatccaatcgacagatgatttatgatgaataattctaaagtcttatttttacatattggcgttcaaaggagactccttttccttttgtattatccataaaatgcaaaattccaaaaaaatcgTATGTATAcctcgacgcgaaattcaaaatacctttcaaattatatgaaaatctattgctgcgtcttgctgtaaatgcggaacataaatagaAACATAAATAAAGACAAAATGcaaaatcgtcgacttgaatcttagacctcacttcgctcggtcaatgacttATCCTTATGGGGAAATGAATTTCACCCTTTAATGGTCCACTAAGTAACATATAATAAACAAGTGATACTTGAGATTTTAGAAATAGTAGGCTACTGCCACTCACCCTTGGCATCCAGATGGGGTTGTTGCCTGGTTTCACTCGTCTAGGGAGTAGAATCCTGGGTTGCAGTCAGTGATTTCTGCTGCAGTTGCTGTTGATGATGAAGCTGTTGCTTTTActgctgttgctgctgctgctgcaccTGCTGTTCCTGCTGCTGCTGCACCTGTTGttcctgctgctgctgctgctgcacctgcagttgctgctgctgctgctgctgcaccTGCagttgttgctgctgctgctgctgcactTGTTGTTGTTTCTGCAGCTGCTGCACCTCTTGCTGATGTTGTACGAGTAGTTGCTGATACAGCAATTTGTTGCTGCTGCCGCTGTTGTTGCTGCTGCAGTCGTTGTTGCTGCTGCAGCTGTTGTTGCAGTTGCAGAtgttgttgttgataatgcatctgttgtttctgttgttgaTGCTGAATATGTTGTTCATGGTGCTGTAGTTTTTGTTGATGCTGCAGATGTTGTTGCTGCAGCAACTGTTGTTGATTCTTCAGATGTTGTTGCTGCAGCAGCTGTTGGTGCTGCTTCAGATGTTGTTGCTGTTGCAGTTCATGTTGATGGTGCAGCTGATGTTGTCTCAGTATatgttgttgctgctgctgttgttgcTGATGCTGCAGCTGTTGTTGATGCTGCAGCTGCTGTTGTTGGTTTTCCTGTTGCTGCTGATGCATCATTGTAGCTGTCAGAAGGTGTGGACTTTGCATTGCATCTGTATGAATTTGCTGAATAGATTTAGCTAACATTTCTTGAAAAGCCTTGTCCCTATCACTCGCTGATGCAGTCAATTTTTTAGGCATAGGTTGTTTCCTGCTTTTTGTAACTTTCTCCTCTTCCATGATGGCTGGACGATTTACATTATGCATGTTGTAGAACAGACCACAAGGATTGCATACCATGTTGCCTCCAGATTTATGTTGCCAGAGTGTGGTTTTTTGCATTTGGCTCTCATGGTTTGTGGGTATCAATTCATTTGAGGTGGAAGGCCGTGGACTTGATTGTGAGCTAACTTGACTGTACCACTGACTTTGACTTATTGATGTATGTTGCTGATGTGAGGTGGATGGTTGTGCAACTGAATGAAAGTTTACTTGACTGCACCACTGGGATTGACTTATTGATGAAAGTTGAAGTTCTGAGTTGGGGGGTGCCTGTGGAATTGAGAATGATTTAACTTCATTGTACCACTGGGCTTGACTTGTTGATGGTAGTGCTGGCTGTGACATCAATAATGGTTGTGCTGGCTGTGACCTAACTGGTGCTGGTTGTGACTCCACTGGTGCTGGCTGTGACTCCACTGGTGTTGGCTGTGACTCCACTGGTGTTGGCTGTGACTCCACTGGTGGTGTGGATGATGGTATTGGCTGTGACTCCACTGGCAGTGATTCACAGCACCATTCAGGTGGTGCTGGCTGTGACATCAGTAATGGCGGTAACAGTTGTTGAGCTGGCTGTGACTCCAATGgctgttgaattgaaaaagagTCAACCTGCATTTCCTGAGTTCTGATCTCCTCACTGTTATGGATCCCATCATGTTCCATTGGATCTGCATAGTTTGCTGCCTCCAGCAGATAATCGAACTTCCAGCCTGATTGATTGTTTAAACTATCCATGACACCTGCACCTGGCAGCACAGTGGTGGGTGACAAACCGATTTTCTTATGGCTATTTCTTGGACGACCAACGGGCCTCCTAGGTTTTTGCTCAACAGtagttatttttcttgaacGGCGATCAGAGTTCTTTGATCTCGGGCGACCAACAGGATtgtctgttcccaaattttcaACAGGAGTCTCTTGTGATGAGG
Coding sequences within it:
- the LOC120354777 gene encoding histone-lysine N-methyltransferase 2D-like, encoding MANNIPSYFYEVCRLCLRWEGDKVSIFGESESKWDFKEKIKSCLDILVTEQDKLPSTLCTLCAFKLGALNQFMEVSRNTNVLLNDYISGSGIIRSHMTNIQLSSVFPIPNEYASAQDKILIEIDDYLENLRSLAEITAAASNCSLPNNSTQQVSVIVKNGSFQEEEMINEPKIGENEQPLFEEDWNEQMEEEYIDVVGLMESDATVTETSCEQPQDLEPLNLSTDWMKNHDEPERHSNNLLTAPIAQNSQADERQSYSMLNDNAFAPGRFFGTISTAASISSPQNHYFGTNSITDSSGTAIETEITSDYRNPSTSSQETPVENLGTDNPVGRPRSKNSDRRSRKITTVEQKPRRPVGRPRNSHKKIGLSPTTVLPGAGVMDSLNNQSGWKFDYLLEAANYADPMEHDGIHNSEEIRTQEMQVDSFSIQQPLESQPAQQLLPPLLMSQPAPPEWCCESLPVESQPIPSSTPPVESQPTPVESQPTPVESQPAPVESQPAPVRSQPAQPLLMSQPALPSTSQAQWYNEVKSFSIPQAPPNSELQLSSISQSQWCSQVNFHSVAQPSTSHQQHTSISQSQWYSQVSSQSSPRPSTSNELIPTNHESQMQKTTLWQHKSGGNMVCNPCGLFYNMHNVNRPAIMEEEKVTKSRKQPMPKKLTASASDRDKAFQEMLAKSIQQIHTDAMQSPHLLTATMMHQQQQENQQQQLQHQQQLQHQQQQQQQQHILRQHQLHHQHELQQQQHLKQHQQLLQQQHLKNQQQLLQQQHLQHQQKLQHHEQHIQHQQQKQQMHYQQQHLQLQQQLQQQQRLQQQQQRQQQQIAVSATTRTTSARGAAAAETTTSAAAAAATTAGAAAAAAA